One genomic window of Bradyrhizobium sp. B124 includes the following:
- a CDS encoding metallopeptidase family protein codes for MWTTEKAPSLAEMEAMAHEVFERLPEAFRALCEGVIIRVDDFPTDEVLDEMQAESEFDLLGLFHGIGLPQQSHGDVARLPNLVWLYRRPILDYWAEHDETLGHIVRHVLIHEIGHHFGLSDADMEAIEADAG; via the coding sequence ATGTGGACCACAGAAAAAGCCCCCTCGCTCGCCGAGATGGAGGCCATGGCGCACGAGGTTTTCGAGCGCCTGCCGGAGGCGTTCCGGGCCCTCTGCGAGGGCGTGATCATCCGTGTCGACGACTTCCCGACCGACGAGGTGCTCGACGAGATGCAGGCCGAGAGCGAGTTCGACCTGCTCGGCCTGTTTCACGGCATCGGCCTGCCGCAGCAGAGCCATGGCGACGTGGCCCGGCTCCCCAACCTGGTCTGGCTCTACCGGCGGCCGATCCTGGATTACTGGGCGGAGCACGACGAAACCCTCGGCCACATCGTCCGCCACGTCCTGATCCATGAGATTGGGCACCATTTCGGCCTCTCCGACGCCGATATGGAGGCAATTGAGGCCGATGCGGGATGA
- the leuD gene encoding 3-isopropylmalate dehydratase small subunit has translation MDKFTTLEGVAAPLKIINVDTDMIIPKQYLKTIKRTGLGKGLFSEQRYKDDGSENPDFVLNQSAYRNAKVLVAGDNFGCGSSREHAPWALLDFGIRCVISTSFGDIFYNNCFKNGILPIRVSQEDLDKLFDDAERGANATLTIDLPNQEIRGPDGGTVKFEIDAFRKHCLINGLDDIGLTMEKKSSIDTYEAKLKERAWA, from the coding sequence ATGGACAAGTTCACCACGCTGGAAGGCGTCGCGGCACCGCTGAAGATCATCAATGTCGACACCGACATGATCATTCCGAAGCAGTACCTCAAGACCATCAAGCGCACCGGCCTTGGCAAGGGGCTTTTCTCCGAGCAGCGCTACAAGGATGACGGTAGCGAGAACCCCGATTTCGTCCTCAACCAGTCCGCCTATCGCAACGCGAAGGTGCTGGTCGCCGGCGACAATTTCGGCTGCGGCTCGAGCCGCGAGCACGCGCCCTGGGCGCTGCTCGACTTCGGCATCCGCTGCGTGATCTCGACCTCGTTCGGCGACATCTTCTACAATAACTGTTTCAAGAACGGCATCCTGCCGATCCGCGTGTCGCAGGAGGACCTCGACAAGCTGTTCGACGATGCCGAGCGCGGCGCCAATGCGACGCTGACCATCGATCTCCCCAACCAGGAGATCCGCGGCCCCGACGGCGGCACGGTGAAGTTCGAGATCGATGCGTTCCGCAAGCACTGCCTGATCAACGGCCTCGACGACATCGGCCTGACGATG